Within Halorubrum lacusprofundi ATCC 49239, the genomic segment GCGAGCGCGCTTACGGTCGACATCGAACGACATCGGGTCGGCGTACTCGCGCGCCTTGATGTCGCGGTATCTCCCGAGCGTCGCGAGGCTCTCGATCCCGCGGGCTGGGTCGAAGTAACAGGGGATTCCCTTCGCCTGAAGTTGCTGTTTCGGTTCGCGGGTCCGGTCGCCGCCCATCAGACAGGCGGCGACGGGGGCGTCCATCTCGTCGCTGACCTCGCCGATCGCGTCCGCGAGGTCGTCGAAGTCGATCGTCGCCGTCGGCGCGGCCAACACGAGGGCGGCCCCGACGTTGTCGTCGTCGACGGTGATTTCGAGGGCCTCGCGGAACCGTTCCACGTCGGCGTCGCCGATCACGTCGACCGGGTTGTGGATGTTCGCCTCGTCGGGCATCGACTCGCGGAGCGCGTCGCTCGTCTTCTTCGTGAACGACGCCATGTCGAGGTCGGCGTCGCCGACCGCGTCGGTCGCCATCACGCCAGGGCCGCCGGCGTTGGTGACGATCGCGACGCTGTCGGTGTCCGGGAGCGGCTGGCTCCCGAGAATGCCGGCCGAGTCGAACAGCTCGTCGACCGACTCGGCGCGGATGACGCCCGCCTGATCGAGGCCGGCCTCATACGCCTTATCGGAGCCGGCGAGGGTGCCGGTGTGCGAGGAGGCGGCCTGTGCGCCGGCGCTCGTCCGCCCCGACTTCACGGCGACGATCGGGGTGTCTTGGGTCGTCTCGCGGGCGGCCTCGATGAACTCGCGGCCGTCCTCGATCCCTTCGAGGTAGCCGATAATCACGTCGGTCTCCTCGTCGTTCCCCCAGTGGTCGACGAAGTCGGTCTCGTCGAGGACGGCCTTGTTGCCCAGCGAGACCACGTCTTTGAAGCCGATTCCGTTGTCGTTGGCCCAGTCGAGGACCGCGGTGACGAACGCGCCGGACTGGCTCATAAAGGAGAGCCCGCCCGGGAGCGCGTTCTCCGGGCCGAACGTCGCGTTCATGCCCGAGGGCGTCGACATGATCCCCAGGCTGTTGGGGCCGACGAGGTTGAGGTCGTACTCGTCGGCTATCTCCGCGAGGCGCCGCTCCCTCGCTGCCCCGTCCTCTCCCGTCTCGCCGAATCCGGCGGTGATCACGACGACGTTCCGGACGCCCGCCTCGCCGCACGCCTCGATCGCATCCAATACGATCGACGGCGGGACGACGATCACGGCGACGTCAGCGTCCGCGTCGGCCACCTCGTCGACGCAGGGCGTCCCGAGCACCTCGTCGTAGTTCGGGTTGACGGGAACGGTGTCGCCGTCGAAGTCGTCGAGCAGATTCGACGTGACAGCGCGACCGACGGCTCCCTCTCGGGAGGTCGCGCCGACGACGGCGACCCGATCCGGGTCGAACATCTCGTTGAGCGTACCCATCAGTACGTAATTACACGCACCGACCGTTTAACATCGACGGGAGCGTTCTCATACTCTGGTTATTAATGAACAACCGATCGGATCGACTCGGGCTCGTTTGTGGACCGACGAGTCGATTCGGATCTCGGTTCCGTATTCTACCGCTTCGGGGCGATCTGTCGATCGCCGATCTATCCCCGTGTCTCGCTCCGTCTCTGTGTCTCGGTTCGCGTTCGCGTCTCGCCCCGCCGCTAGCCTGACTCGCCCGTTCAGTCCGTCTCGTCGCGCCGTTTCGGTTCCGAGGTGGTGGATCCGTCGGTCCGAATGCGCGTGTCTGCCCCCTCGACTGCGGCGGTCATCGGGCGGTTTGACAGGGTCGTCTCCCGTGGATCCTCGTTGATCGTGCCACACTTCGCGTTCGGAACGGAGAGCGTCACGACGTTCCCGTCGGCGTGGGTGTCGAAGGTCAGGTCGCCGCCCGACCGGTTTGCGACCCAGTACACCAGCCACAAGCCCATCCCCCCGGTGTGACGGAGGTCGTCCATCTCCCATCGGTCGGTGATTACGTATCGCTCCTCGACCGGGATCGGCGGGCAGTTGTCGCGGATCGACACCTCGATCGACTCGTCGGTTGTACACACGTCGATCCGGATCCGCGGCGTCGACTCCGCGTGTTCGAGGGCGTTCTCGACCAACTCCGCGATCGCGTAGTCGAGCTCCGGATGCGTGAACGCCTTCGCGTTCGGCGGGTACGAGACCGATACCCGCGGGAGTGTCGAGTTGTCGCCCGCCGTCTCCTCGCCTGCCGTCTCCTCATTCGTCGTCCCCTCGCCTGCCGTCTCCTCACTCGCCATCCCGTCCACGTTCTCGGTCTCGTCTCCGGGCTCGCCTTCCCTCGCGCCCTCTCCGTCGACCGGCTCGCGGTAGGTGACGTCGACCGTCTCGTCGCAGTCGTCGACGACCATTCCGAGCGCCTCCTCGACCACGGGCGCCACCTCGACCGCTCGGGGTGACCCGCGCTGTCGCAGCAGGTCGATCACCCCGCGCTGTTTCTCTGCCGTCGCCAACAGGTCGGAGGCGATCCGTCGGATCGTCTCCGCGTGCTCCTGTAGGTCCGCCCCGAGTTCGGCGAGGGCGTCAGGACCAATCTCGGCGTTACCCTCCGCGGCCGCGACGCTGTCGCCCCACGCCTCCGGATCGAACGCGTCCGCGGCAGCGACGGCGTCAACGATGCGCTCCGCGGTCCCGTCGACGATGTTCATGTCGTTGCGGATCGTGTGTCGCAGAAGGTTGTCCATCACGGCGAGCTGTCGCTCGCGGCGGTACTCGTCGGTGACATCGCGGGCGAAGCCCGTGACCGCCACGACCGTGCCGTTCTCGATCACTGGCTCGCCGGGCACGCGGACCCACTTCGTGGTCCCGTCGGCGGACCCCAGTCGGTAGTCGATCAGCGTCGATTCGCCGTTCGAGAGTCGGTCCATCGCTCGCTCGACGTATGAGCGGTCATCGGGATGGACAACGTCGAGGAACCGATTTGGCTGCCGTTCGAGCGTGTCCCTCGACACGCCGAAGACCTCCTCGACGATGTCGCTGATGAACAGCAGCTCGTCCCACTCGGCGGAGAACATCCAGAACACGTCGGACGAGGCCGATGCGATCGTCTCCAGTCGGCGCCGGGACTCGACCTCGCTCGTGATGTCCCGCGAGGTCAGGACGTACCCGTCGATTTCCGTCTCCTCGGGCGGGTGCACCGTCGTCCGGAGCCATACCCACCCACCGTCGGCGGTGCGATACCGGTACTCCAGTGGCTCGTCGGGTGTCAGCTCCCCGGAGACGATCCGCGCGAAGGTCTCTTGGAGCCGCTCCTCGTTGTCGGGGTGGACGAGCGCGAATGCGTCCGTCCCGACGAGGTCGTCCGAGTGGAACCCGAGCAAGTCGGCGACGGCCGCGTTGAGGTGCCGGAAGATCCCGTCTTCGTCGAGGACGGCGATCTTGTCTCCTGCGAGATCCAAAAGGACTGCAGGATCCGGCGAATCGGACATATCGTACCGCTTTTCGAGGCAATTGATAAGACTGATCGCCCGATTATCACGTAAGAAATCCCCAGACGGCGCGATCAGTCGGCCGTCGTCGGCGAAGCGATCAGTCGGCCGAGACGCTGGTGGTGTCGAACGCGGCGCTCACCGGATCGGCCGCCGAGTCGTCGACGGTCAGCGTGACGCCGTCGTCGCCGAGCTCGATGGTGGCGTCGGTCGCTCCACGCGTGTACTCCGCCGCGTGGTCTCCGTCCGAGTCGAAGCGGACGCCTTCGACCAGCAGCGGGGTTTCGCTGAGCCGCTCGACCTTGCGGTAGGCGGTCGAGAGCGCGATGTCGCACGCATCGGCCAACTCGCTCGTCGTCATCGCCGTGTCGGCGGCCCCGAGGATCGCCCGGCAGTCGGGGTCAGCGAGCGCATCGAACGTGTCGTCGAGTGTCTCGTCGCCTTCCGTCGCGGTCGTCGGGCCGGTGGCCTGCGGCACGTTTCGCTTCATGGATGTAGGTAGTGGCTCCGTCCACCCCAATACCGGCCCTGCATATGTGGGGTGTTTTATAAGGAATCGCCGATCGGTGGCGCCTGTGTGCGAGCGACGACGACGCGCGGACGGCGTCAACGTTTTGTCCGACGGCGGACACGAACGGACGCAGATGGGATCCGGAATTAGGGCGGAGGTCTCGCTCCCGACGGCGTCGCCGTCCCCGTTCGACGGCGTGGTCGACGGGTCGACGCCGATCTACAGCGTCGCGCGTAGCTCGTCGAACGGCGATCCGGAGACGGTCGTCCTCGAGTTCATCGCCGATGCGGACCTCCCGGTCTCCGAAGGGGTCGAGGTCGTGTTCGACTACGGCGCTAAGGCGGCCTATCGCTTCAAGGTACCCCGCGTCGAGGCGTCGCCGTTCGCGATACTCGATCGCCACAGCGTCCCCGTCTCGGAGACCACGATCCGGGACGGACGACTGGTCGTCACCTTCCACGCGACCGACCTGCCGACGCTCCGTTCCGTGCTCGACGAGTTTCGGGAGTCCTGCTCCGACATGCAGGTGTTGCGGCTCCTCCAGTCGTCGTCGACGCCCGAGGAGTCGGACTTGGTCACTGTCGACCGAAGCGAACTGACCGAGCGCCAGCGCGAGGTGCTCACCGCCGCCTACGACGCCGGCTACTTCGACCACCCGAAGGGGGCCAACGCCGGCGAGGTCGCCGAATCACTCGG encodes:
- a CDS encoding acetate--CoA ligase family protein; amino-acid sequence: MGTLNEMFDPDRVAVVGATSREGAVGRAVTSNLLDDFDGDTVPVNPNYDEVLGTPCVDEVADADADVAVIVVPPSIVLDAIEACGEAGVRNVVVITAGFGETGEDGAARERRLAEIADEYDLNLVGPNSLGIMSTPSGMNATFGPENALPGGLSFMSQSGAFVTAVLDWANDNGIGFKDVVSLGNKAVLDETDFVDHWGNDEETDVIIGYLEGIEDGREFIEAARETTQDTPIVAVKSGRTSAGAQAASSHTGTLAGSDKAYEAGLDQAGVIRAESVDELFDSAGILGSQPLPDTDSVAIVTNAGGPGVMATDAVGDADLDMASFTKKTSDALRESMPDEANIHNPVDVIGDADVERFREALEITVDDDNVGAALVLAAPTATIDFDDLADAIGEVSDEMDAPVAACLMGGDRTREPKQQLQAKGIPCYFDPARGIESLATLGRYRDIKAREYADPMSFDVDRKRAREILETVRDRDDNRLGVEAMELLDAYGIPTPAGEIVDSPERAAEVAADIGGDVVMKIVSPDILHKSDIGGVAVGVSDADVTDTYEDLITRARNYQPDATVLGVQVQEMVDLDDGVETIVGMNRDPQFGPLLMFGLGGIFVEVMEDTTFRVAPVSEPEAREMTEEIQSAPLLRGARGRDPVDVDAVIETIGRLSQLVTDFPAILELDINPLVALPDADGGTNAAAVDVRLTVDPEKLEP
- a CDS encoding winged helix-turn-helix domain-containing protein gives rise to the protein MKRNVPQATGPTTATEGDETLDDTFDALADPDCRAILGAADTAMTTSELADACDIALSTAYRKVERLSETPLLVEGVRFDSDGDHAAEYTRGATDATIELGDDGVTLTVDDSAADPVSAAFDTTSVSAD
- a CDS encoding helix-turn-helix domain-containing protein; the protein is MGSGIRAEVSLPTASPSPFDGVVDGSTPIYSVARSSSNGDPETVVLEFIADADLPVSEGVEVVFDYGAKAAYRFKVPRVEASPFAILDRHSVPVSETTIRDGRLVVTFHATDLPTLRSVLDEFRESCSDMQVLRLLQSSSTPEESDLVTVDRSELTERQREVLTAAYDAGYFDHPKGANAGEVAESLGIDRSTFSEHMAAAQRKLLSALLD
- a CDS encoding PAS domain-containing sensor histidine kinase, producing the protein MSDSPDPAVLLDLAGDKIAVLDEDGIFRHLNAAVADLLGFHSDDLVGTDAFALVHPDNEERLQETFARIVSGELTPDEPLEYRYRTADGGWVWLRTTVHPPEETEIDGYVLTSRDITSEVESRRRLETIASASSDVFWMFSAEWDELLFISDIVEEVFGVSRDTLERQPNRFLDVVHPDDRSYVERAMDRLSNGESTLIDYRLGSADGTTKWVRVPGEPVIENGTVVAVTGFARDVTDEYRRERQLAVMDNLLRHTIRNDMNIVDGTAERIVDAVAAADAFDPEAWGDSVAAAEGNAEIGPDALAELGADLQEHAETIRRIASDLLATAEKQRGVIDLLRQRGSPRAVEVAPVVEEALGMVVDDCDETVDVTYREPVDGEGAREGEPGDETENVDGMASEETAGEGTTNEETAGEETAGDNSTLPRVSVSYPPNAKAFTHPELDYAIAELVENALEHAESTPRIRIDVCTTDESIEVSIRDNCPPIPVEERYVITDRWEMDDLRHTGGMGLWLVYWVANRSGGDLTFDTHADGNVVTLSVPNAKCGTINEDPRETTLSNRPMTAAVEGADTRIRTDGSTTSEPKRRDETD